A region of the candidate division WOR-3 bacterium genome:
AATGTATTCTATTGAACGCATCTTAAGAATGGATTTCTTATTAGCAAAAACCTTTAACGCATATCCTCTTCGCTTAGCTGCGAAGAGGTATGCTATAACCTTGCGCATTTTTTTCAAACTCCGCAAATCCGCGTAAATTACAAAAACGCGTTTTTTATTATTGTTTTCCATGATTTACTATTTTGTTTATGAATTTTTTTATAGATTCTTCCTTTTCACTTGGTTTCCTGCAGTCAACGAAGATGAACACGTCATCTTCGTTGACAACGATAGTCGTACCGCAACAATTATACACGTCGTTGCGGGCTCTTAAGAAATGTTGGTTTGCCTCATGCTCGGTTATTACCTTTATTTCTCCACAGTAATATATTATATGTGGCCATTGATAGTATGAAAAATTCCCACCTATTAAAACCACCTCAAAAGGCTCCGGCAGCTTTCCAATCCGCACAAAATCACCGTCCATTTTTCTTATGCCTGCTAGCTTTGCCAATACCTGGACACGCTCCCATGTCTCAGCGGATTGGACTAAAGCTTTAGGAATAATTTCTGAGCCGCTATCCCAAAATCTTGTTGTTGTTTCTCCCTTCTCCTCCGCCAACCGAACTGCTTCCTGGTTGGCGAAATTAATTATAACTGTTTTTTCGCTCTCTTCTTCTTCTTCGTTTCTTTTTATATCCCATACGCTGGCTATAACGCCAACTCCGTATTCTGTGTATATCTCGCAAGATACAAGATTATCTGGCTTGTATATTGCAGATTTGTGGTTTAACAAATCTATTCTTTTCATTTTTTAATATTTTTTTATCCTATATTGTTTCTGTTTGCCAACCACAACGCATATGAAAAAACCGGCTCGCGCGGTAACGGGTTCAAAGTGTAGCTCTCTCATGACTGCGCTAAAAGGTTAATGAGGAATTTATTGAGGGAATGTTCTGCAGTAATCAGCACATTGGGTGCAACATGTGCAATGTTGCTATTTGTTTCCACGGTAGCTAAAATCGAAATTTTAAAATCCTTTTTTTCCATAATTCTTTTTTTTATGCGACAAAGGTATGCTGTTTCCGCAAAAACATGCAATACCTTTAAGCAATTTTAACTTTTTTTTAACTAAAATGGCCTTTCTGAGAGGTATTTAAATATTTCGTAAGGATTTATTCCAGCAGAAATAAATTTATCTTTAATGCCTTTACAGTGGTTATTTATTATAATTATAGCGTCTTGTTCATCTGTAAATTTTTCGTCGTTTACTTCCGCCATTGCCATCCTTACAACAAATTTCAAAGCAGAAGATGGTATTAGCTCGTTTTTAACACTAAGTTTTGGGAAAATGAAAGAAATAAAATTATTATTTAATAAATATAAAGAAACGTAATACAATAATGCGCCTTTTTTATCATATAAAACATCAATGAACACAAAAAGCATTTTACCATCATATTCAAATGCCGTCGAGATGTGTGGAACATGGATGTACTTGGCGTAATCCAGAGCTGTACATGGATTTATCGGCGGTTCGCAGACGGTCTTCATCTTAACAGGTTTTCCGTAGGCTCTACTGCATATATCCATAAGCAACGCAGTAAATGACGTCGTAAGGTTTTTGGACGAAATCATTACGTTCCCTTCATAGACCACAGTGCCAATGTTTCCTATTTTGGCGATTTCAAAATCATCAACAAAAAAATATACGCCATCTTTTTTTGGCACTATTTTAATTCTTTTTAAAGGCTCTTCATCGCCTTTTAATTGTTCTAATTGATCAAAAAAAATCTCCTCCATACTTTTTTTAAAAAAAACATGCGGCATGAAAAAACATGCCGCATGTATAGTTAAAAAATGCGGCCTTACTGACGCAAAAATATTTACGCCAATAAAACTGCATCATAAAAAAAATGGTCGTTAACTAAACATTGACTTTCTTGGCGCTATGTGGAGTATTGAAAGTAATCAGTTATTTAAATCTGGATGTCAGTCCAATCGTTGCAATTTTAATCGCATCCCTAATGTCCTGTGTATTTCTGTCTCCTACATATCGCAAACCAAATGCCTTAATGTAAGCATAAAAAAGTTTTTTATCGTATATTTTAACACCTTTTTCTTTTGGGCTAACTGAAATAACCCGTTTATCTCCAACCAAATCTTTTGCTATCTGCACCATTTGTGCGCTTACTGCTTGTACCATTCCGACGTTTCTGCTTATTCGAGCCAATATTTTAGAATTGTCTTTTTTTTCAAACGTAACATTTTGCAGATGCGCATTTTCTATAATTATTAAATCTATTTCATCTGAATTAAAAGAATTAATAAATTTGTAAAAATCAATTACGCCATTTAAAATTTCAGAATAAACTGTTTTGCTGTCTTTATCTATAACTGCAACTGCCATCCCATTTTTTCTAAAAGCTGGGTCTATTCCTATTATTTTTCCCATAATGTGCTTCTTTACCGCTTTTTTTAGCATGACATTTTTTGCACAATGCCTGTAAATTATTTTTATCCCATTTCGCTCCTCCAACCCTTATCTGAATTATGTGGTCTGCAATTTCAGCAGCTCTAATTATTCCCTCTTTCATACATATTACACAAAACGGATTTTCCTTCAAAAACCTCTTTCTAAAATTACGCCATCTATTGGAGTTATAAAATTTAGCGTCGTCTGGCGACGCCGTTCTTAATAGTTCTGCCTTCCAGGGTCGTTTTATTCTTTTCATTTTTGTCCGAAACGTTACGTTCTAAATTTCTAACAATTATCTCTAGTTGCGCACGATGTAATTCACAATCAATTATTGCAACACGAAGGCTGTCTATTTCAACACGCAACTCTTCTATTTCCTTATTTAAATTATTTTTTTCATTATACAAATAAGATGTAGAAATGACAAAAAAAGAAAATAATAAAATTATTTTACCGTCTTGGTTTTTAAGCCAATCAGACAAAACCGCCAAAACTGCCAAAAAGATGCGCTCAAGCATAGGCAACAACCCCTTTTAGCGCAAAAAAAAACTAAAATCTTGCCACATTTAACCTAAGTGATTGTAAAGTTAACGCCGGAATTTCCAGGTATGTTTTGAAGATAACTCCGCGCATACCGCTGAACGCAATTTACAAATTTAGCAACGTCATCATTGCCATTGCCTTCTATATTAGCTAATTCAGTAAAATCTACATAGATAGTGTTTTCACCTACAGATTGATTTGTTATTACTAAAGTATCGTAAACTCGAAGAGTAATTTCAACAACACCTTCTTCAATGATTACGCGACATTCTACGCGCACCCCATTAGCCACATATTTAACAAGCTCATCTTCCCTTAGAAAAAAAGGCGCATCTGCTACAATCATATTTAATAACCATTTATTGTGAATGCGAATGAATATGTAGTATTAGATTGCAACGTGCCGTTTGCTCTAAACATGAAACTTACATTACCAGCAGTTCCGATGTAAAACTTAGTTATTTCAGACGCTGCATTAACATTGTAAGGCGCAAAAGTAACTAATGCGTAAGAAGGAAATGAAACAGCATATGTTGCTTGAAATATGTTAGCGTTAGCAGCAGGTGCTGTGCCCGTAGTGAACGAAATAAAAAAACCGTTAATCCCGCCAACTACTGAAATACCGGTTGGATTTGTCCCCATCCCTGATTGCGGAGTAATAGTTGGCGGATTATTCTTCATTATAAACCTATTCGCTCTAACGCCGTCATTCACATCCAGTTCCTGCGTAGGAGAAATAGTGTTTATTCCAACTCTTGCCAAACTATCCCGCGTAATCGTAACGCCAGAGGTGCCTGTAGGAGCAGTACCAGTTACTATTCTTAGTTTATCCGCATCCGAATTTCTTACGCCAATAGACCAATAAGTGTCATTTGCTACATTGAATAAAATGTACGGGTCTCCGCTGCTATGGCTATTCACTCTTATTTCTTGTACAGAATTCGCGGAACTTACATTGGCATTATTTTCAAGAACATTTCTTATTGTTCCGGTTATAGTACCGCTTGTTTGTACGCCAGTGAATGTTCCAGATAACGTTCCGAAAAAAGCATGAACCCGTGCTGCCGGCGTTTGCGTCCCAACGCCTAAACGTCCGTTTGTCGGGTCATAATAAAGCGGCGGATAATAAGTTATTTGGTCTGAAGCTACCCAAACTGCAATATAGTTGGCTAAACCACTTCCCTGTACTCCACCACTTCCCGGCGCGGAAGATTGCCATCCGTTTGTTGTATTCCACGTCAATACATGCCCATTTGCCGAACCGCTGAACACTTCCCACCGCTTTGCCGTGTTGTTCCACCGCAAAATTTGCCCTTGAGCTACTCCTTTAGGAATATCAGAATGTGAACCGCCTTGTTTTGTGTATTTATTAAGCGGCCCATACAATAACAACGCGCCAGCGGGTATGCGCGGTATGGTCTTGGTAAGAACTTGTAACGTTGTGTCTCCATCAGCCGACGTTTGCGCGACCTCAAATGGAATGACGTCGCCGTTTGTCGGGTTAACGACCATGATGTCATCTCCCTGTACGTAATCTAAAGCGTTTACAGCGTAGCGGAGCGGTAACGATGAAACACTGCCTGGCCCTATAGTCGTGTTGATGTGGTTGGTTGTCAAAGCGACTATAGCCAGATTTGCAGCGCCATCAAAAGCCGGCGCACCGGCATCTGGCAAAATTCCACCTGGCCTACGCATTTCAAACGTAGGCAACTCATTAGGCGGCCAAGGCGCCGGCGGCGGTAAAACTACACCTTCTCTATCCGCGCCAGCGCGAACTAATTCACACTTCCATGTCCCGTCGTGCGAAACAAAAGTAGCTGTAATAAACAACCACGCACTACTATCACTAAAAATTATTCTATTATGAAACCTTATTTCCTTTTTAAATAATGTTCCAGAATAATAAGGTCTTGGCACTCTTTGTAATGCGATAGCTTCTTGCGCCCACAATTGATTGAAAGCAAGACCACCGGGAGCGCCAAAGCCCCACGTTTGTGTCGTCGGTGTCGTCAGCGTGTTTGTCCATAACGTGTTCCTGTTCCAATCAACTACATGATGCCCAAAATAAAACTCTTTCTCCCTGAAATCTGAATTGTTCGTAAGCGGAT
Encoded here:
- a CDS encoding HNH endonuclease signature motif containing protein; this encodes MKENPFCVICMKEGIIRAAEIADHIIQIRVGGAKWDKNNLQALCKKCHAKKSGKEAHYGKNNRNRPSF